The Sphingobacteriales bacterium DNA segment AAAAACAGTGAAGGTGGGAAACTGAATTGAAGCCAGTTTAAGTCTCACATCTAAGCGATCTAAAACAAAAAAAATAAAATGGTTACAGATCCAATAGCAGATTTCCTAACTAGAATCAGAAATGCACAACTCGCTGGTCACACCATCGTTGACATTCCTGCGTCTAACATGAAGAAAAAATTAACTGAAATCTTACACGATAACGGTTATATCCTGAAATTCAAATTCGAAGAGGACGGTCCTCAGGGAATTATCAAGATTGCCTTGAAATACAATCCTGAAACCAAAGAACCGGCCATCAGAGAATTGATCAGAATCTCCAAACCCGGCTTGCGCAGATATGCTCACGTGGCA contains these protein-coding regions:
- the rpsH gene encoding 30S ribosomal protein S8; this translates as MVTDPIADFLTRIRNAQLAGHTIVDIPASNMKKKLTEILHDNGYILKFKFEEDGPQGIIKIALKYNPETKEPAIRELIRISKPGLRRYAHVAGIPRVKNGLGIAILSTSRGILTDKQAKNLKVGGEIICIVS